GTGGTGGCGGAAGGGCCAGATGTCGCGGATGGTGTCCTTGAGGAAATGGCCGATCGTATAGGACAGCGCGTCGCCGATGATCGCCCCCGCCACCGCCGCCAGATAGACCTCCCAAAACGGCAGGCGTCCTTCGGCAATGATGCCGCCGGCCAGCAGCAGGACGGGCGTCGAGGGCACGAAGAGCCCGAGAATGAACACGGCCTCGCCGATGGCCACCGCGAAGATGAACCAGAAGGTCAGCCAGAAATTGCCGGAAATGGCATTCAGGAATTCTTCGAGATAGACCGAGACTTGATGGAAAATGTCAAACATGCCGGTCCGGTCTGGTGACGCTGTGGCGGCAAGCCTCCAGCACTGGTTGACTATGGGCGCCTGCGCGAACAGGCTCAAGCTTTATCCTCTAGAGACCGCCCATGAACTCTTTGTTACATCACATGATTGCCGCCGGCCCCCGCCCGGTGGCGCCGTTTTCCCATGCCGTGGAGGCCGATGGCTGGGTCTTCGTCACCGGCCAGATGCCGACCGACCCGGCTGCCCCCGATGCGCCGCTGCCCAGCGGCATTGCCGCCCAGACTACGCGGGTGATGGACAATCTGCGTGTGGTGCTGGCGGGCATCGGCCTCGGCTTTGCCGACATCACCATGGCGCGGATCTACCTCACCCAGTTCGAACGCGACTATGCTGAGCTCAACGCGCTGTGGCCGAGCTTCTTCGAGCCCGGCAAGCTGCCGGCGCGTACCACGATTGGCGTCACCGCGCTGGCCGTCGGGGCGCTGGTCGAGATCGACCTGATCGCGCGGCGGCCCTAGCGGGTTGGCGCCGGTGTAGAGGGCTCCTTCGGCGACATCGGCCATACCGCCACCGCTGCGGAACCGACTGCCGGGCCTGCCTGTTGGAGAACAGGCAGGTGGAGTGCGCTCATGGCTGAAATTGGCAAGCAGGACGATCAGCTCGACTACATACGAACGGAAATCCGGGAGGAGGTCGGCCTGCTCAACAACCGCCTCAATTCCCTGATGTCCTCGCAATCCTTTCTGGTGATCGCTTATGCCTCGACCCTGAGCAGCAGTAATGGCAATTTCCACAAGCTCTATACGGTGCTCCTGCCGCCGTTTCTGGCCATGCTGGGCGCCGCACTCGTGCTGGAGGCGCGCCCGAGCCTCCATGCCGCGCTGGAAGCCATCGACAACTGGCGCCAACGCGAGGCGAACCTGGTCAGTTCTTCGGAGGATTATGCGCCCTATACCCTGGCCGTCGACGACCGGTCGCGCCAGGACATCATGCGGCGGCAGCATCAAGGGCGCCACTTTGCCATCCGGGCGCCCATGATCATGCTGGTCGCCTGGCTGGTGCTGCTGCTCCTGCCGTTCGGCTTGTACTTCGCGGGCTGAAGCCGCCCCATCTGCGCCTCTCAGGGCGGGGCGGCCCTGGTCAGCCGCGGTAAGCCTTTACGCTCTGCTGCTGTTCGCCCATGCCCTCAATGCCCAGGCGCATGACATTGCCCGGCTGGAGCCAGACCGGCTCGGGCTTGATGCCCATGCCAACCCCTGGAGGCGTGCCGGTGGTGATGATGTCGCCCGGCTGCAGGCTCATGAACTGGCTGACATAGCTGACCAGATGGGCGACGCCGAAGACCATGGTCCCGGTCGTGCCGTCCTGGTAGCGGTGGCCGTCGACCTCGAGCCAGAGCTTGAGGTTCTGTGGGTCGGGCACCTCGTCGCGC
This sequence is a window from Devosia beringensis. Protein-coding genes within it:
- a CDS encoding RidA family protein, with translation MIAAGPRPVAPFSHAVEADGWVFVTGQMPTDPAAPDAPLPSGIAAQTTRVMDNLRVVLAGIGLGFADITMARIYLTQFERDYAELNALWPSFFEPGKLPARTTIGVTALAVGALVEIDLIARRP